A single region of the Duganella sp. BuS-21 genome encodes:
- a CDS encoding NAD(P)H-dependent oxidoreductase: MNQLTNAARASGRAPFIVGIGGTTRPGSSTESALRAALHHAEELGAETRLFGGEELASLASYSPEQSDRTEGQRALVEAVRRADAVIFASPGYHGGVSGLVKNAIDLLEDLRADERVYLDGMPVGCIVTAAGWQGCNTTLAAMRAIVHALRGWPTPLGVTLNTAGVKLFDAEGDCLDQQVSGSLRTLAEQVVGVRSPTVGY, encoded by the coding sequence ATGAACCAACTGACCAACGCCGCCCGCGCCAGTGGCCGCGCACCTTTCATCGTCGGCATCGGCGGCACCACCCGTCCCGGCTCCAGCACCGAGAGCGCTTTGCGCGCCGCGCTGCATCACGCGGAGGAACTGGGCGCCGAAACTCGCCTGTTCGGTGGCGAGGAATTGGCCTCGCTGGCCAGCTACTCGCCTGAACAAAGCGATCGCACCGAAGGCCAGCGCGCGCTGGTGGAAGCGGTGCGCCGGGCGGACGCCGTGATCTTCGCTTCACCGGGCTACCACGGCGGCGTCTCGGGACTGGTGAAGAACGCCATCGACCTGCTGGAAGACCTGCGCGCCGACGAGCGCGTGTACCTGGACGGCATGCCGGTCGGCTGCATCGTGACGGCGGCCGGGTGGCAGGGTTGCAACACCACGCTGGCCGCGATGCGCGCCATCGTGCACGCGCTGCGCGGCTGGCCGACGCCGCTCGGCGTGACGCTCAATACCGCAGGCGTGAAGTTGTTCGACGCCGAAGGCGATTGCCTGGATCAGCAGGTGAGCGGCAGCCTGCGTACGCTGGCGGAGCAGGTGGTAGGCGTACGCAGTCCAACGGTGGGCTATTAA
- a CDS encoding EAL domain-containing protein: protein MNDLMQCVATADNDPIDHIAGLGRWSMLRLAPQLCLSSVAMRLLGVEAIGAQEPWIARVVPEDRAELDAALATIAARGTAVVCEFRLVDREQGVRWLRLQSVAAEQRPVASGMLTDVTVMKRAALRERFNFALTQYLIGTDTLDEAVYKIIHLVCEELGWEWGAFWALEHDGSAEVLRCRHIWHTPDRDYSQFRSAAATLAVEPGQGAVGQTWVSGQSLWVDVSSSHSDVSRVQTAVHCGLQSGFFFPVTYVAGDGRLHSAGVLEFFSAAPRQREAQLPGLAESISALIAQTGQRMVQQERVRVLAQTDEMTGLVNRAHFHALLDAACAAGEKFGLLYIDLDQFKPINDGFGHAAGNVVLCEFADRLRRLAPAGACVARLGGDEFAMLAPAGWDRQALDVLAAAVLHAARTRFNYLGHDLSVSASIGVSMFPLHGADTAQLLHAADAAMYLSKRNGRNLVSHFSKDNDTQQHVVASQLLMLSALQDALQRNEFFVEYQPIYDLRSDSVVALEALIRWRKADGTVVPPDQFIPVAEQSRLIVFIGRWVIEQVCRDLPLLQAAGLPEIQVHVNMAAPEFLDDDLPRELMAMVAAAGVDPARICLELTEGVLMRRIEKTLPIMRELVRLGFEISLDDFGMGYSSLSLLKTLPISSIKVDRVFLQGVPHDRNDCAIVRTIIDLGLNMHLRVIAEGVESAAQLEFLRQFDCTLVQGYLSGRPVEIASLLGHSVDAEHPSAQAGN from the coding sequence ATGAACGACTTGATGCAGTGTGTTGCGACGGCGGACAACGATCCGATTGACCATATCGCCGGACTGGGCCGCTGGTCCATGCTGCGCCTCGCGCCACAATTGTGCCTTTCCTCGGTGGCGATGCGCCTGCTGGGTGTGGAAGCGATCGGGGCCCAAGAGCCGTGGATCGCGCGCGTGGTGCCGGAGGATCGGGCCGAGCTGGATGCCGCGCTCGCCACCATTGCCGCGCGTGGCACGGCGGTGGTGTGCGAGTTCCGCCTGGTTGACCGCGAGCAGGGCGTGCGCTGGCTGCGGCTGCAGTCGGTGGCGGCCGAGCAGCGCCCGGTAGCCAGCGGCATGCTGACCGATGTCACCGTGATGAAACGGGCCGCGCTGCGCGAACGCTTCAATTTCGCCCTGACACAATATCTGATCGGCACCGATACCCTGGATGAAGCGGTGTACAAGATTATCCACCTGGTGTGCGAGGAGCTGGGCTGGGAGTGGGGCGCATTCTGGGCGCTGGAGCACGACGGCTCGGCCGAGGTGCTGCGTTGCCGCCACATCTGGCATACGCCGGACCGCGATTATTCGCAATTTCGCAGCGCTGCCGCCACCTTGGCGGTCGAGCCTGGGCAAGGCGCGGTAGGACAGACCTGGGTCAGCGGCCAGTCGTTGTGGGTCGATGTCAGCAGCAGCCACAGCGATGTATCGCGGGTACAAACGGCCGTGCATTGCGGCTTGCAGTCGGGCTTCTTCTTCCCGGTGACGTATGTTGCCGGCGACGGTCGCCTGCACAGCGCCGGCGTGCTGGAGTTCTTCAGCGCCGCGCCGCGCCAGCGCGAGGCGCAACTGCCCGGACTGGCCGAATCGATCAGCGCGCTGATCGCGCAGACCGGCCAGCGCATGGTGCAGCAGGAGCGCGTGCGGGTGCTGGCACAGACCGATGAGATGACCGGCCTGGTCAACCGCGCCCATTTCCATGCGCTGCTCGACGCCGCCTGCGCCGCCGGCGAGAAATTCGGCCTGCTGTATATCGACCTGGACCAGTTCAAGCCCATCAACGACGGCTTCGGGCACGCGGCCGGCAATGTGGTGCTGTGCGAGTTCGCCGACCGCTTGCGACGACTGGCGCCGGCCGGCGCCTGCGTGGCGCGGCTTGGCGGCGACGAGTTCGCCATGCTGGCACCAGCCGGATGGGACCGGCAAGCACTCGACGTGCTGGCCGCCGCCGTGCTGCACGCGGCCCGTACCCGCTTCAACTATCTGGGCCACGACCTGTCGGTCTCGGCCAGCATCGGCGTCAGCATGTTTCCCCTGCACGGGGCCGATACCGCCCAGCTGTTGCACGCAGCCGACGCCGCCATGTACCTGAGCAAGCGCAACGGCCGCAACCTGGTCAGCCATTTCAGCAAGGACAACGATACCCAGCAGCATGTAGTGGCCTCGCAGCTGTTGATGCTGTCGGCCTTGCAGGACGCGCTGCAGCGCAACGAGTTCTTTGTCGAATATCAGCCGATCTATGACTTGCGCAGCGACAGCGTGGTGGCGCTGGAGGCGCTGATTCGCTGGCGCAAGGCCGATGGCACGGTGGTGCCGCCCGATCAATTCATCCCGGTGGCCGAGCAAAGCCGGCTGATCGTCTTCATCGGGCGCTGGGTGATAGAACAGGTGTGCCGCGACTTGCCGCTGCTGCAAGCCGCCGGTCTGCCGGAGATACAGGTGCACGTGAATATGGCCGCGCCGGAGTTTCTTGACGATGATCTGCCGCGCGAGCTGATGGCGATGGTGGCGGCCGCTGGTGTCGATCCGGCGCGTATCTGCCTGGAGTTGACCGAAGGCGTGCTCATGCGGCGTATCGAAAAGACGCTGCCGATCATGCGCGAGCTGGTGCGGCTGGGCTTTGAAATCAGCCTGGATGACTTCGGCATGGGATATTCCTCGCTGTCGCTGCTGAAGACCTTGCCGATCAGTTCGATCAAGGTGGATCGCGTGTTCCTGCAGGGTGTGCCGCATGATCGCAACGATTGCGCGATTGTGCGCACCATCATCGACTTGGGCTTGAATATGCACTTGCGTGTGATCGCGGAAGGGGTGGAAAGCGCTGCGCAGCTGGAATTCCTGCGGCAGTTCGACTGCACCTTGGTGCAGGGCTACCTGTCCGGCCGGCCGGTGGAGATCGCCAGTCTGTTGGGTCACTCAGTAGATGCCGAACATCCGTCCGCACAGGCCGGCAATTAG
- a CDS encoding TonB-dependent receptor, with the protein MPKQTVLNRSRTAFVRPHLTIILASLWAGGADAGVAAAQDGQIQEVIVTAQKTAQPASKTPLALSVLGGEDLRQSGATNAVALTELAPNVQISTDTGKLQVAIRGVVSLDTSEKGDSSTAFNVDGAYIGRSEAQLGSFLDLERVEVLRGPQGTLYGRNATAGAINLITNKPTNKLEGRVDAEIGDYAMRRLEGVLNIPVNSTLALRAAALTVRHNTYLHAGPNTVGLSDQDDSAGRLHALFTFTPQTTWLLTAERSKAGGNGSNSVPLTNFFNGTPVAGGNNLRNPVYLDRGADAQRTAAFRFVNVGSHKGDVATSLRSEFKTSVGDAAELTYQFARLHAQVDEFNNGSYFGFPLYNIINGESTQRTHELRLNSVGDAALSWVAGIYHFNEDIFRAGTYYTVTPGPLIVLPFTPTVESRSKAAFGQMTYRASKDLRLTLGARTTRDEKSGHDPISGNAAGPGYTAHVESAKSNFRLAADYDVRPALMVYGSLSTGYKAGGFNDTSGTAYKPENLTSMEAGVKGRFLGNRLRLGAAAFHYDYKDMQLTSVVCASGSTGANCGALTTNASNASIKGLELEGSYNATVDDRINFSLATAEGKFKTYRPNAGNDWSGQQIDRSPAYNASLGYAHTFTLDGGASVVARIGTRLNGAYFLSDFAEAIRYRQPAYRKSDISATYTAPAQRYYVQAYARNLENTITLDSLLPGGFGIGAPRTFGVRAGTQF; encoded by the coding sequence GTGCCCAAGCAAACCGTATTAAACCGGTCGCGGACCGCGTTCGTCCGCCCGCATCTCACCATCATTCTCGCCAGCCTTTGGGCTGGCGGCGCCGACGCCGGCGTTGCAGCGGCGCAGGACGGCCAGATCCAGGAAGTCATCGTCACGGCGCAGAAGACCGCGCAGCCGGCATCGAAAACACCGCTGGCGCTGTCGGTGCTGGGCGGCGAGGACCTGCGCCAGTCCGGCGCCACCAATGCGGTGGCGCTCACCGAGCTGGCACCGAATGTGCAAATCTCCACCGACACCGGCAAGCTGCAGGTCGCGATACGCGGCGTGGTCAGCCTGGACACCAGCGAGAAGGGCGACTCCTCGACCGCCTTCAATGTGGACGGCGCCTACATCGGCCGCAGCGAAGCGCAGCTGGGCAGCTTCCTCGATCTGGAGCGGGTCGAAGTCCTGCGCGGCCCACAGGGCACGCTGTACGGCCGTAACGCCACCGCCGGCGCGATCAACCTGATCACCAACAAGCCGACCAACAAGCTCGAAGGCCGGGTCGATGCCGAGATCGGCGACTACGCCATGCGCCGTCTGGAAGGCGTGCTCAATATCCCCGTCAACAGCACGCTGGCCCTGCGCGCCGCGGCGCTGACGGTGCGCCACAATACCTATCTGCACGCCGGCCCGAATACGGTGGGCCTCTCCGACCAGGACGACAGTGCCGGCCGCCTGCATGCACTGTTCACCTTCACGCCGCAGACCACGTGGCTGCTGACGGCGGAGCGCAGCAAGGCCGGCGGCAACGGCTCCAACAGCGTGCCGCTGACGAACTTCTTCAACGGCACGCCCGTTGCGGGCGGTAACAACTTGCGCAATCCCGTGTACCTGGACCGTGGCGCGGACGCCCAGCGCACCGCCGCCTTCCGCTTCGTGAATGTGGGCTCGCACAAGGGCGACGTGGCCACCTCGCTGCGCTCGGAGTTCAAGACCAGCGTGGGCGACGCGGCGGAGTTGACCTACCAGTTCGCGCGCCTGCACGCGCAGGTCGATGAGTTCAACAACGGCAGCTACTTCGGCTTCCCCTTGTATAACATCATCAACGGCGAGTCGACCCAGCGCACGCATGAGTTGCGCCTGAATTCAGTCGGCGATGCGGCTTTAAGCTGGGTGGCCGGCATCTACCACTTCAACGAAGACATCTTCCGCGCCGGCACTTACTACACGGTGACGCCTGGCCCGTTGATCGTACTGCCTTTCACGCCGACCGTCGAAAGCCGTTCCAAGGCGGCGTTCGGGCAGATGACCTATCGCGCTTCGAAGGACCTGCGCCTGACGCTGGGCGCGCGCACCACGCGTGATGAAAAATCCGGCCACGATCCGATCAGCGGCAACGCCGCCGGCCCGGGTTACACGGCGCATGTGGAAAGCGCGAAGTCCAATTTCCGTCTGGCGGCCGACTACGACGTGCGTCCCGCGCTGATGGTGTACGGCAGCCTGTCGACCGGCTACAAGGCGGGCGGCTTCAATGACACCAGCGGCACCGCCTACAAGCCGGAGAACCTGACGTCGATGGAAGCGGGCGTCAAGGGCCGCTTCCTCGGTAACAGGCTGCGTCTCGGCGCCGCCGCTTTTCACTACGACTACAAGGACATGCAGCTGACGTCCGTGGTCTGCGCCAGCGGCAGTACCGGCGCCAATTGCGGCGCGCTCACCACCAATGCCTCCAACGCCAGCATCAAGGGCTTGGAGCTGGAGGGCAGCTACAACGCCACGGTGGACGACCGCATCAACTTCTCGCTCGCCACTGCGGAAGGCAAGTTCAAAACCTACCGTCCGAACGCCGGCAACGACTGGTCGGGCCAGCAGATCGACCGCTCACCGGCTTATAACGCCAGCCTCGGTTACGCCCACACCTTCACGCTCGACGGCGGCGCCAGCGTGGTTGCGCGGATCGGCACGCGGCTGAACGGCGCCTACTTCCTCAGCGATTTCGCCGAGGCGATCCGCTACCGGCAGCCGGCCTACCGCAAGAGCGATATCAGCGCGACCTACACCGCGCCGGCGCAACGCTACTACGTGCAGGCTTACGCGCGCAATCTTGAAAACACCATCACGCTCGACAGCCTGCTGCCGGGAGGCTTCGGCATCGGTGCGCCGCGTACTTTCGGCGTTCGGGCAGGCACCCAGTTCTGA
- a CDS encoding glycoside hydrolase family 3 C-terminal domain-containing protein, whose translation MTKQLSVEQMATLTAGATMWTTAAIPEAGIASLSMADGPMGVAGARVDERDISLLTPSPLALGASWDPALVQRVGRLVGGEAIRRGVDLMLAPNLNMARSPLSGRAFEYFSEDPLLCGTLGVAWIQGCQSVGTGAVAKHLVCNDSETERDKMNAVVDERTLREVCLLPFEMAAQAGCAGMLTAYNKINGAWCAEAGPVVRDIAKNEWRFPGVFMSDWFGTHSTVGSLTGGLDLEMPGPARFLGARSAAAVAEGQVQLERLQDAAQRVAVAARRFATAKGAPMDAAAASELLIEAAAGGFTLVRNDDAMLPLDPQRWPRIALIGPNASAPCYQGGTFAKIAVKPDAVLPVDALRARFGDAITTYAPGVDPQPKLPRMAVRPARALGDGCARGMTIDYFGNADMAGAPLLSETRDTNSLTWFHGVHEAGALQANAGTRASGIYTANDSGEHLFYVGGTGALRLLVGGKEVFRRDEQLAPGDVMGRLKSGDADSVAIALEQGASVEVVVELRYTAARCQGLWYGVRAPGTAEAMMAAAVNAASQADAVILMVGETSDASVESKDRPDTYLPAEQLALIERVCAANPNTVIVTNVGHAFDTSWEQQASAVLHCWYPGEEFGPALAQVLAGDREPGGRMPVTIARQDADYPALSLRPDANGDLHYSDGVRFGYRGLAARGVAARQAFGAGLGYTSFELSDARVQAMQDGCEFAVQLRNTGQRAGAEVVQVYRTLPELTLVGYAKVWLAAGAQTEVRIAVTLRRLQTWQDGGWTTLQGPIQLLAGRSSAELPLSATITIQGDKT comes from the coding sequence ATGACAAAACAACTAAGCGTTGAGCAAATGGCGACACTCACCGCCGGCGCCACCATGTGGACCACGGCGGCGATACCGGAAGCCGGCATCGCTTCGCTCAGCATGGCCGATGGCCCGATGGGCGTGGCGGGCGCGCGCGTCGATGAACGCGACATCTCCCTGCTGACGCCATCGCCGCTGGCGCTGGGAGCGAGTTGGGACCCGGCGCTGGTGCAGCGTGTCGGCCGGCTGGTCGGCGGCGAGGCGATACGGCGCGGCGTCGACCTGATGCTGGCGCCTAATCTCAACATGGCGCGCAGCCCCTTGTCCGGCCGCGCCTTCGAATACTTTTCCGAAGACCCGCTGTTGTGCGGCACGCTGGGCGTGGCCTGGATACAGGGCTGCCAGTCGGTCGGCACCGGCGCCGTCGCCAAGCACCTGGTCTGCAACGACAGCGAAACGGAACGCGACAAGATGAACGCCGTGGTGGATGAACGCACCCTGCGCGAAGTCTGTCTGCTGCCGTTCGAGATGGCGGCGCAAGCCGGCTGCGCGGGCATGCTCACCGCCTACAACAAGATCAACGGCGCCTGGTGCGCGGAAGCCGGCCCGGTGGTGCGGGACATCGCCAAGAACGAATGGCGTTTCCCCGGCGTGTTTATGAGCGATTGGTTCGGCACCCATTCCACGGTCGGCTCGCTGACCGGTGGACTGGACCTGGAAATGCCAGGCCCGGCGCGCTTCCTCGGTGCGCGCAGCGCCGCCGCCGTGGCGGAAGGGCAGGTGCAGCTTGAGCGCCTGCAGGACGCGGCGCAGCGTGTGGCCGTCGCCGCGCGCCGTTTCGCCACCGCCAAAGGCGCGCCGATGGATGCCGCCGCAGCGTCGGAATTATTGATCGAAGCGGCCGCCGGCGGTTTCACCCTGGTGCGCAACGACGATGCGATGCTGCCGCTGGACCCGCAGCGCTGGCCGCGCATCGCGCTGATCGGCCCCAATGCCAGCGCGCCTTGCTACCAGGGCGGCACCTTCGCCAAGATCGCCGTCAAGCCGGATGCCGTGCTGCCGGTCGATGCGTTGCGTGCGCGTTTCGGCGACGCCATTACCACCTACGCGCCTGGCGTCGATCCGCAACCCAAGCTGCCGCGCATGGCGGTGCGTCCGGCGCGTGCGCTCGGCGACGGCTGCGCCAGGGGCATGACCATCGATTACTTCGGCAATGCCGACATGGCCGGCGCTCCGTTGCTGAGCGAAACGCGCGATACCAATTCGCTGACCTGGTTCCACGGCGTGCACGAAGCGGGCGCCTTGCAGGCCAATGCCGGCACCCGGGCCAGCGGCATCTATACGGCCAACGACAGTGGCGAGCACCTGTTCTATGTCGGCGGCACCGGTGCGTTGCGCCTTCTGGTCGGCGGCAAGGAAGTATTCCGCCGCGACGAACAACTGGCGCCGGGCGATGTGATGGGCCGCCTGAAAAGCGGTGACGCCGACAGCGTGGCCATCGCGTTGGAGCAGGGCGCCAGCGTGGAAGTGGTGGTCGAACTGCGCTACACTGCCGCGCGCTGTCAGGGCCTGTGGTACGGCGTGCGCGCACCCGGCACCGCTGAAGCCATGATGGCTGCCGCAGTCAATGCGGCGTCGCAGGCGGACGCGGTGATCCTGATGGTCGGAGAGACCTCGGACGCCAGCGTGGAAAGCAAGGACCGTCCCGACACCTATCTTCCGGCTGAGCAGCTGGCGCTGATCGAACGCGTCTGCGCGGCCAATCCGAACACGGTCATCGTCACCAACGTCGGCCATGCCTTCGACACCAGTTGGGAGCAGCAGGCCAGCGCGGTGCTGCACTGCTGGTATCCCGGCGAGGAATTCGGCCCGGCACTGGCGCAGGTGCTGGCGGGCGACCGCGAACCGGGCGGCCGCATGCCGGTCACCATCGCCCGCCAGGATGCCGACTATCCGGCCCTGTCGCTGCGACCGGACGCCAACGGCGACCTGCATTACAGCGACGGCGTGCGTTTCGGCTATCGAGGCCTGGCGGCGCGTGGGGTGGCGGCACGCCAGGCCTTCGGCGCGGGATTGGGCTACACCAGTTTCGAGCTAAGCGACGCCCGCGTCCAGGCGATGCAGGATGGCTGCGAGTTCGCGGTCCAGCTGCGCAACACCGGCCAGCGCGCCGGCGCGGAAGTCGTGCAGGTCTACCGCACGCTGCCCGAGCTGACACTGGTCGGCTACGCCAAAGTGTGGCTGGCGGCGGGCGCTCAAACCGAGGTGCGCATCGCGGTTACGCTGCGCCGCCTGCAAACCTGGCAAGACGGCGGCTGGACCACGCTGCAAGGACCGATTCAATTGCTGGCCGGCCGCTCCAGTGCGGAGCTGCCGCTGTCCGCAACGATCACAATTCAAGGAGACAAAACATGA
- a CDS encoding sugar porter family MFS transporter: MTSQKTYQMFLAVVSGLAGLLYGIDIGIIDPALPYLNRSTSLSEGQLSLVVAAVLAGSILGSVVAGALADWLGRKPMMVVSALMFVGSVAVIYLSQSFVPLMLGRLLQGMSGGVIAVVVPLYLAECLPAAQRGRGVAVFQFMLTAGIVLAAFVGNHYLGNAELEIQAAGADQLRIVAAADHAWRSMFLTVMYPGALFFIGSCLVSESPRWLIRHGRPEKARAALARLLPPARAETEFNEIGNALAVERARPKLSPMAAVTEMLTERRYVLPFILACIILGCNQATGINSVLQFMSTILQKAGLDPVAAAGYGTVIKILNSVMTVVAIVLVERKGRVFLLKLGTGGIIVSLCLLAGLFYRFESQRVDVRADVAALVKDNRLDFNLVDARWAGQGAVQLSILYQYGDHQQVAEAYTPTEASQAVLKRAAEVTQALPAEQRTSLEQAQLAWSGRGAAAAADQAQQLIATLPPASRDALNAARRVHAAQHVQVQAVSAAAGQAPLQILRASVGPTPSRTTGLLAALCIGGFIAFFSIGPGVCVWLALSELMPTRIRSVGMGVALLINQGTGTLIAGAFLPIVGNYGFHVMFLFWTACTVVYFITSALFLPETKGKSLEDIERLFAKVA, translated from the coding sequence ATGACTTCACAAAAAACCTATCAGATGTTTTTGGCCGTGGTCAGCGGCCTTGCGGGGCTGCTGTACGGGATCGATATCGGCATCATCGATCCGGCGCTGCCGTATTTAAACCGTTCCACCAGCCTGTCCGAAGGCCAGCTGTCGCTGGTGGTGGCGGCGGTGCTGGCCGGTTCCATTCTAGGATCTGTGGTGGCGGGCGCGTTGGCCGATTGGCTGGGACGCAAGCCGATGATGGTGGTCAGCGCGCTGATGTTCGTGGGCAGCGTTGCGGTGATTTACCTGTCGCAGTCCTTCGTACCGTTGATGCTGGGCCGCCTGCTGCAGGGCATGAGCGGTGGCGTGATTGCGGTGGTGGTGCCGCTGTATCTGGCCGAGTGCCTGCCGGCGGCGCAGCGCGGACGCGGCGTGGCGGTGTTCCAGTTCATGCTGACGGCCGGCATTGTGCTGGCGGCCTTTGTTGGCAACCACTATCTGGGCAACGCGGAGCTGGAGATACAGGCGGCCGGCGCGGATCAACTGCGTATCGTGGCAGCGGCTGATCACGCCTGGCGCAGCATGTTCCTGACCGTGATGTATCCGGGCGCGCTGTTTTTCATCGGCAGCTGCCTGGTGTCGGAATCGCCGCGCTGGCTGATACGCCACGGACGGCCGGAGAAAGCGCGTGCCGCATTGGCGCGCCTGCTGCCGCCGGCGCGCGCCGAGACGGAGTTCAACGAAATCGGCAACGCGCTGGCGGTGGAACGCGCGCGGCCGAAGCTGTCGCCGATGGCGGCCGTGACCGAGATGCTGACCGAGCGCCGTTATGTGCTGCCGTTTATCCTGGCCTGCATCATCCTTGGCTGTAATCAGGCGACCGGCATCAACTCGGTGCTGCAGTTCATGTCCACCATTCTGCAGAAGGCCGGCCTGGACCCGGTGGCGGCGGCCGGCTACGGCACGGTCATCAAGATCCTCAATTCGGTGATGACGGTGGTGGCGATTGTGCTGGTCGAGCGCAAGGGCAGGGTGTTCCTGCTCAAGCTGGGCACGGGCGGCATCATCGTGTCGCTATGCCTGCTGGCTGGATTGTTCTACCGCTTCGAGTCGCAGCGTGTGGATGTGCGTGCGGATGTGGCGGCGCTGGTGAAGGACAACCGGCTCGATTTCAATCTGGTCGACGCGCGTTGGGCCGGGCAAGGTGCGGTGCAGCTCAGCATCCTGTATCAGTATGGCGATCATCAGCAGGTGGCCGAGGCGTACACGCCGACCGAGGCATCGCAAGCCGTGTTGAAGCGCGCGGCCGAGGTGACGCAGGCCTTGCCGGCGGAGCAACGCACTTCGCTGGAACAGGCGCAGCTGGCATGGAGCGGGCGCGGTGCGGCCGCTGCGGCAGATCAGGCGCAGCAACTGATCGCCACGCTACCGCCGGCGTCGCGCGACGCCCTGAACGCGGCGCGGCGCGTGCATGCTGCGCAGCATGTGCAAGTGCAGGCCGTCAGCGCGGCTGCGGGCCAGGCGCCGTTACAGATTCTGCGCGCCAGCGTCGGGCCGACGCCAAGCCGTACCACCGGCTTGTTGGCGGCGCTATGCATAGGCGGCTTCATCGCCTTCTTCTCGATCGGGCCGGGCGTGTGCGTCTGGCTGGCGCTGTCGGAACTGATGCCCACGCGGATACGCTCGGTGGGCATGGGCGTGGCGTTGCTGATCAACCAGGGCACCGGAACGCTGATCGCCGGCGCTTTCCTGCCCATCGTCGGCAACTACGGCTTCCACGTGATGTTCCTGTTCTGGACCGCTTGCACGGTGGTGTATTTCATCACTTCCGCGTTGTTCCTGCCGGAAACCAAAGGCAAGTCGCTGGAGGATATCGAGCGTTTGTTCGCCAAGGTGGCATGA
- a CDS encoding LLM class flavin-dependent oxidoreductase encodes MRFSVFLNARTMSADADKQLIVDLEQHALLAGKLGFDAIFLPDHHFNGYMPVASDSYMFASYLAAKLPDMHFGFSVTSVPLHHPVRFVERINILDHLTKGKLLVGIGSGTTPEEMIGFGVNYKDAGRIAEENLQAAEALWKKGINDEAIELHGFHKGRVLQRIAPAPYGQKQARLMPVAMKESSTTRAAVNGWPAFIPAFTPPKIGGTEPLTHVKKYFSSYYEQLTTAGHSDEIVADALSWTTHSYQCVHLAPTDEQAHREVQEILTAYQEAVEREAAFNAKAEADDANKKTDRTGGALTEDWMATWCLYGSPETVIKKLRAYQEVGIGNILCGTTTGPLTEKRLAYANQTLKLLAEHVLPAFK; translated from the coding sequence ATGCGCTTCTCCGTCTTCCTCAATGCCCGCACCATGAGCGCGGATGCCGACAAACAACTAATCGTCGACCTGGAACAGCACGCATTGCTGGCCGGCAAGCTCGGCTTCGACGCTATCTTCCTGCCGGACCACCATTTCAACGGCTATATGCCGGTCGCCAGCGACAGCTATATGTTCGCCTCCTACCTGGCGGCCAAGCTGCCGGACATGCACTTCGGCTTCTCGGTCACCTCGGTGCCGCTGCACCACCCGGTACGCTTCGTCGAGCGCATCAACATCCTTGACCACCTCACCAAGGGCAAACTGCTGGTCGGCATCGGCTCGGGCACCACGCCGGAAGAAATGATCGGCTTCGGCGTCAATTACAAGGACGCCGGCCGCATCGCCGAAGAAAACCTGCAAGCCGCCGAGGCGCTGTGGAAGAAAGGCATCAACGACGAAGCCATCGAATTACACGGCTTCCACAAGGGCCGCGTGCTGCAACGTATCGCACCGGCGCCATATGGCCAGAAACAAGCCCGCCTGATGCCGGTCGCCATGAAGGAAAGCAGCACCACGCGCGCCGCCGTCAACGGCTGGCCGGCCTTCATTCCCGCCTTCACGCCGCCGAAGATCGGCGGCACCGAGCCGCTGACTCACGTGAAGAAATACTTCAGCAGCTACTACGAGCAGCTGACCACCGCCGGGCACTCCGACGAAATCGTGGCCGACGCGCTGTCGTGGACCACCCACAGCTACCAGTGCGTGCACCTGGCGCCAACCGATGAACAGGCGCACCGGGAAGTACAGGAGATCCTCACCGCCTACCAGGAAGCAGTCGAACGCGAAGCCGCCTTCAACGCCAAGGCCGAAGCCGACGACGCCAATAAGAAGACCGACCGCACCGGCGGCGCGCTCACCGAGGACTGGATGGCCACCTGGTGCCTGTACGGCAGCCCGGAGACCGTCATCAAGAAGCTGCGCGCCTATCAGGAAGTCGGCATCGGCAACATCCTGTGCGGTACCACCACCGGCCCGCTGACGGAAAAGCGCCTGGCCTATGCCAACCAGACCTTGAAGCTGTTGGCTGAACACGTGCTGCCGGCATTTAAGTAA